A region of Argentina anserina chromosome 5, drPotAnse1.1, whole genome shotgun sequence DNA encodes the following proteins:
- the LOC126796252 gene encoding vacuolar protein sorting-associated protein 41 homolog isoform X1 produces the protein MAPIPPDNGVEGDDERDEEEEEEEEEEVEEEYEEEEEEEEEEEPRLKYQRMGGSIPALLANDVASCIAVAERMIALGTHGGAIHILDFLGNQVKEFSAHTAAVNDLSFDIDGEYIGSCSDDGSVVINSLFTDEKMKFEYHRPMKAIALDPDYVRKSSRRFVAGGLAGHLYLNAKRWLGFKDQVLHSGEGPIHVVKWRSSLIAWANDAGVKVYDTANDQRITFIERPRGSPRPELLLPHLVWQDDTLLVIAWGTSIKITSIKTNQSRAANGSYRPVSVSTMNQVDIVASFSTSYFISGIAPFGDTLVVLAYIPGEEDGEKEFSSSVPSRQQGNAQRPEVRIVTWNNDELSTDALPVHGFEHYKANDYSLAHAPFSGSSYAGGQWAEGDEPLYYIVSPKDVVIAKPRDAEDHIAWLLQHGAHEKALAAVEAGQGRSELIDEVGSRYLDHLIVERKYAEAASLCPKLLRGSASAWERWVFHFAHLRQLPVLVPYMPTENPRLRDTAYEVALVAIATNPSFHKELLSTVRSWPPVIYSALPVISAIEPQLNTSSMTDALKEALAELYVIDGLYEKAFSLYADLMNPNVFAFIEKHNLYDSIREKVVPLMILDCKQAVPLLIQNKDLITPSEVVSQLLNANDKCDSRYYLYLYLHSLFEANPHAGRDFHDMQVELYADYDSKMLLPFLRSSQHYTLEKAHDICTRRDLVKEQVFILGRMGNAKQALALIIDKLGDIEEAVEFVNMQHDDDLWEELIQQCLHKPEMVGVLLEHTVGNLDPLYIVNMVPNGLEIPRLRDRLVKIVTNYRTETSLRHGCNDILKADIVNLLVKYYNEARHGIYLSNEQDEARAKRNDGRAPQTFEKSPGVRSMEVKSKPKGGARCCICFDPLSIQSVNVIVFFCCHAYHMNCLMDSTYSTGINGSGIPTPERVSNYEYDYSDEDDEDDDDDGPQKGASRMRCILCTTASGA, from the exons ATGGCTCCGATTCCGCCGGACAACGGCGTCGAAGGAGACGACGAGCGCgacgaggaggaagaagaagaagaagaagaagaagtagaagaagaatatgaggaggaggaagaggaagaggaagaggaggagccGAGGCTCAAGTACCAGCGAATGGGAGGCAGCATTCCGGCGCTTCTAGCGAACGACGTCGCTTCGTGTATCGCCGTCGCGGAGCGGATGATCGCGCTCGGGACGCACGGCGGGGCGATTCATATTCTCGATTTCCTCGGCAATCAG GTCAAGGAATTTTCTGCTCATACTGCTGCTGTGAATGATCTTAGCTTTGACATAGACGGTGAATATATAGGAAGCTGTTCAGATGATGGGTCTGTTGTAATAAACAGCCTTTTTACAGATGAGAAAATGAAGTTTGAGTATCATCGCCCCATGAAGGCTATTGCTCTGGATCCAGATTATGTAAGAAAATCATCTAGAAGATTTGTAGCTGGTGGGCTCGCAGGCCACTTATACTTGAATGCAAAACGATGGCTAGGGTTTAAAGATCAG GTTTTGCATTCTGGTGAGGGTCCAATACATGTGGTGAAGTGGAGATCAAGTCTCATTGCTTGGGCTAATGATGCAGGCGTGAAAGTATATGATACTGCAAATGATCAGCGCATCACATTTATAGAAAGACCACGTGGAAGCCCACGTCCTGAGCTTTTGCTGCCTCACTTGGTTTGGCAG GATGACACTCTGTTGGTCATTGCTTGGGGAACATCAATCAAAATTACATcaataaaaacaaatcaatctaGAGCAGCCAATGGTTCGTATAGGCCTGTCTCAGTTTCCACTATGAACCAGGTCGATATTGTGGCATCCTTTAGTACCAGCTATTTCATTTCGGGAATTGCCCCTTTTGGTGATACTCTGGTCGTTTTAGCTTATATCCCTGGTGAAGAAGATGGGGAGAAGGAATTTAGTAGTTCTGTTCCATCACGCCAG CAGGGAAATGCACAGAGACCAGAAGTACGCATTGTTACATGGAATAATGATGAACTTTCGACAGATGCCCTACCTGTACATGGCTTTGAGCATTACAAGGCAAATGACTATTCACTTGCTCATGCTCCTTTCTCAG GTAGCAGCTATGCTGGCGGTCAGTGGGCTGAAGGTGATGAACCACTTTACTATATTGTATCCCCAAAGGATGTGGTCATAGCAAAACCCAG agACGCTGAAGATCACATCGCTTGGCTTCTTCAACATGGTGCACACGAAAAAGCTTTGGCTGCAGTTGAAGCTGGCCAGGGACGAAGTGAACTTATCGACGAG GTTGGCTCGAGATACCTTGATCATTTGATTGTGGAAAGAAAATATGCCGAAGCGGCATCTTTATGTCCCAAATTGTTGCGAGGATCAGCTTCTGCATGGGAAAG ATGGGTTTTCCACTTTGCTCATTTGCGTCAGCTTCCAGTACTAGTTCCATATATGCCGACAGAAAACCCAAGATTACGTGATACTGCATATGAG GTTGCTCTTGTAGCTATTGCTACAAATCCCTCTTTTCATAAGGAGCTCTTGTCAACTGTCAGATCTTGGCCACCTGTGATTTATTCTGCATTACCGGTGATCTCTGCTATAGAACCACAGCTCAACACATCCTCCATGACAGATGCTCTTAAAGAG GCACTAGCAGAGTTGTATGTCATTGATGGGCTATATGAGAAAGCCTTTTCACTATATGCTGAT CTTATGAACCCAAATGTATTTGCCTTCATTGAGAAACACAATCTTTATGATTCGATTCGGGAAAAG GTTGTCCCATTGATGATACTGGATTGCAAGCAAGCTGTTCCTTTGTTGATTCAAAATAAAGACTTGATTACTCCATCTGAAGTTGTCAGTCAACTTTTGAATGCGAATGATAAGTGCGATTCCAGATACTACTTGTATTTATATTTGCATTCACTATTTGAAGCAAACCCTCATGCCGGAAGAGATTTCCATGATATGCAG GTAGAGCTTTATGCAGACTATGATTCAAAGATGCTGCTTCCTTTTCTTCGCAGTAGCCAACATTATACACTCGAGAAG GCACATGATATTTGCACCAGAAGGGATCTTGTAAAGGAGCAAGTTTTCATTCTTGGAAGAATGGGAAATGCGAAGCAAGCCCTTGCTTTAATCATTGATAAGCTAGGGGACATTGAAGAG GCTGTAGAATTTGTGAATATGCAACATGATGATGATCTATGGGAGGAATTGATCCAGCAGTGTCTTCATAAACCTGAGATG GTCGGTGTGCTATTGGAGCACACAGTTGGAAATCTTGATCCTCTATATATTGTGAATATGGTTCCTAATGGACTGGAGATTCCTCG GCTCAGGGATAGGCTAGTGAAAATTGTCACCAATTATAGGACTGAAACATCTCTAAGACATGGGTGCAATGATATCCTTAAG GCTGATATCGTGAACCTCCTAGTCAAATACTACAATGAGGCAAGACATGGGATTTATTTGAGCAATGAACAAGATGAGGCACGGGCAAAAAGAAATGATGGTAGGGCTCCTCAAACATTTGAGAAGTCACCTGGTGTGAGAAGTATGGAAGTTAAATCAAAACCTAAGGGTGGTGCAAGGTGTTGCATCTGTTTCGATCCGCTTTCTATACAAAGTGTGAATgtcattgttttcttttgctgTCATGCTTATCACATGAACTGTCTTATGGATTCCACTTATTCTACTGGGATTAATGGGAGTGGGATCCCAACCCCGGAGAGAGTCTCAAACTATGAGTATGATTATAGTGACgaggatgatgaggatgatgacgATGACGGTCCCCAAAAGGGTGCCTCTCGCATGCGTTGTATCTTATGTACTACTGCAAGTGGAGCTTAG
- the LOC126796252 gene encoding vacuolar protein sorting-associated protein 41 homolog isoform X2 has translation MAPIPPDNGVEGDDERDEEEEEEEEEEVEEEYEEEEEEEEEEEPRLKYQRMGGSIPALLANDVASCIAVAERMIALGTHGGAIHILDFLGNQVKEFSAHTAAVNDLSFDIDGEYIGSCSDDGSVVINSLFTDEKMKFEYHRPMKAIALDPDYVRKSSRRFVAGGLAGHLYLNAKRWLGFKDQVLHSGEGPIHVVKWRSSLIAWANDAGVKVYDTANDQRITFIERPRGSPRPELLLPHLVWQDDTLLVIAWGTSIKITSIKTNQSRAANGSYRPVSVSTMNQVDIVASFSTSYFISGIAPFGDTLVVLAYIPGEEDGEKEFSSSVPSRQGNAQRPEVRIVTWNNDELSTDALPVHGFEHYKANDYSLAHAPFSGSSYAGGQWAEGDEPLYYIVSPKDVVIAKPRDAEDHIAWLLQHGAHEKALAAVEAGQGRSELIDEVGSRYLDHLIVERKYAEAASLCPKLLRGSASAWERWVFHFAHLRQLPVLVPYMPTENPRLRDTAYEVALVAIATNPSFHKELLSTVRSWPPVIYSALPVISAIEPQLNTSSMTDALKEALAELYVIDGLYEKAFSLYADLMNPNVFAFIEKHNLYDSIREKVVPLMILDCKQAVPLLIQNKDLITPSEVVSQLLNANDKCDSRYYLYLYLHSLFEANPHAGRDFHDMQVELYADYDSKMLLPFLRSSQHYTLEKAHDICTRRDLVKEQVFILGRMGNAKQALALIIDKLGDIEEAVEFVNMQHDDDLWEELIQQCLHKPEMVGVLLEHTVGNLDPLYIVNMVPNGLEIPRLRDRLVKIVTNYRTETSLRHGCNDILKADIVNLLVKYYNEARHGIYLSNEQDEARAKRNDGRAPQTFEKSPGVRSMEVKSKPKGGARCCICFDPLSIQSVNVIVFFCCHAYHMNCLMDSTYSTGINGSGIPTPERVSNYEYDYSDEDDEDDDDDGPQKGASRMRCILCTTASGA, from the exons ATGGCTCCGATTCCGCCGGACAACGGCGTCGAAGGAGACGACGAGCGCgacgaggaggaagaagaagaagaagaagaagaagtagaagaagaatatgaggaggaggaagaggaagaggaagaggaggagccGAGGCTCAAGTACCAGCGAATGGGAGGCAGCATTCCGGCGCTTCTAGCGAACGACGTCGCTTCGTGTATCGCCGTCGCGGAGCGGATGATCGCGCTCGGGACGCACGGCGGGGCGATTCATATTCTCGATTTCCTCGGCAATCAG GTCAAGGAATTTTCTGCTCATACTGCTGCTGTGAATGATCTTAGCTTTGACATAGACGGTGAATATATAGGAAGCTGTTCAGATGATGGGTCTGTTGTAATAAACAGCCTTTTTACAGATGAGAAAATGAAGTTTGAGTATCATCGCCCCATGAAGGCTATTGCTCTGGATCCAGATTATGTAAGAAAATCATCTAGAAGATTTGTAGCTGGTGGGCTCGCAGGCCACTTATACTTGAATGCAAAACGATGGCTAGGGTTTAAAGATCAG GTTTTGCATTCTGGTGAGGGTCCAATACATGTGGTGAAGTGGAGATCAAGTCTCATTGCTTGGGCTAATGATGCAGGCGTGAAAGTATATGATACTGCAAATGATCAGCGCATCACATTTATAGAAAGACCACGTGGAAGCCCACGTCCTGAGCTTTTGCTGCCTCACTTGGTTTGGCAG GATGACACTCTGTTGGTCATTGCTTGGGGAACATCAATCAAAATTACATcaataaaaacaaatcaatctaGAGCAGCCAATGGTTCGTATAGGCCTGTCTCAGTTTCCACTATGAACCAGGTCGATATTGTGGCATCCTTTAGTACCAGCTATTTCATTTCGGGAATTGCCCCTTTTGGTGATACTCTGGTCGTTTTAGCTTATATCCCTGGTGAAGAAGATGGGGAGAAGGAATTTAGTAGTTCTGTTCCATCACGCCAG GGAAATGCACAGAGACCAGAAGTACGCATTGTTACATGGAATAATGATGAACTTTCGACAGATGCCCTACCTGTACATGGCTTTGAGCATTACAAGGCAAATGACTATTCACTTGCTCATGCTCCTTTCTCAG GTAGCAGCTATGCTGGCGGTCAGTGGGCTGAAGGTGATGAACCACTTTACTATATTGTATCCCCAAAGGATGTGGTCATAGCAAAACCCAG agACGCTGAAGATCACATCGCTTGGCTTCTTCAACATGGTGCACACGAAAAAGCTTTGGCTGCAGTTGAAGCTGGCCAGGGACGAAGTGAACTTATCGACGAG GTTGGCTCGAGATACCTTGATCATTTGATTGTGGAAAGAAAATATGCCGAAGCGGCATCTTTATGTCCCAAATTGTTGCGAGGATCAGCTTCTGCATGGGAAAG ATGGGTTTTCCACTTTGCTCATTTGCGTCAGCTTCCAGTACTAGTTCCATATATGCCGACAGAAAACCCAAGATTACGTGATACTGCATATGAG GTTGCTCTTGTAGCTATTGCTACAAATCCCTCTTTTCATAAGGAGCTCTTGTCAACTGTCAGATCTTGGCCACCTGTGATTTATTCTGCATTACCGGTGATCTCTGCTATAGAACCACAGCTCAACACATCCTCCATGACAGATGCTCTTAAAGAG GCACTAGCAGAGTTGTATGTCATTGATGGGCTATATGAGAAAGCCTTTTCACTATATGCTGAT CTTATGAACCCAAATGTATTTGCCTTCATTGAGAAACACAATCTTTATGATTCGATTCGGGAAAAG GTTGTCCCATTGATGATACTGGATTGCAAGCAAGCTGTTCCTTTGTTGATTCAAAATAAAGACTTGATTACTCCATCTGAAGTTGTCAGTCAACTTTTGAATGCGAATGATAAGTGCGATTCCAGATACTACTTGTATTTATATTTGCATTCACTATTTGAAGCAAACCCTCATGCCGGAAGAGATTTCCATGATATGCAG GTAGAGCTTTATGCAGACTATGATTCAAAGATGCTGCTTCCTTTTCTTCGCAGTAGCCAACATTATACACTCGAGAAG GCACATGATATTTGCACCAGAAGGGATCTTGTAAAGGAGCAAGTTTTCATTCTTGGAAGAATGGGAAATGCGAAGCAAGCCCTTGCTTTAATCATTGATAAGCTAGGGGACATTGAAGAG GCTGTAGAATTTGTGAATATGCAACATGATGATGATCTATGGGAGGAATTGATCCAGCAGTGTCTTCATAAACCTGAGATG GTCGGTGTGCTATTGGAGCACACAGTTGGAAATCTTGATCCTCTATATATTGTGAATATGGTTCCTAATGGACTGGAGATTCCTCG GCTCAGGGATAGGCTAGTGAAAATTGTCACCAATTATAGGACTGAAACATCTCTAAGACATGGGTGCAATGATATCCTTAAG GCTGATATCGTGAACCTCCTAGTCAAATACTACAATGAGGCAAGACATGGGATTTATTTGAGCAATGAACAAGATGAGGCACGGGCAAAAAGAAATGATGGTAGGGCTCCTCAAACATTTGAGAAGTCACCTGGTGTGAGAAGTATGGAAGTTAAATCAAAACCTAAGGGTGGTGCAAGGTGTTGCATCTGTTTCGATCCGCTTTCTATACAAAGTGTGAATgtcattgttttcttttgctgTCATGCTTATCACATGAACTGTCTTATGGATTCCACTTATTCTACTGGGATTAATGGGAGTGGGATCCCAACCCCGGAGAGAGTCTCAAACTATGAGTATGATTATAGTGACgaggatgatgaggatgatgacgATGACGGTCCCCAAAAGGGTGCCTCTCGCATGCGTTGTATCTTATGTACTACTGCAAGTGGAGCTTAG
- the LOC126795594 gene encoding putative fasciclin-like arabinogalactan protein 20: protein MSRTLTLATASVNSQPPSLTIFAPADDAFPFSGQLSSNRLRYHLLPTAFHLRSLKSLPYGAKIATLLAGRSLTVTSLPADGVVSLNNVTLAASPIYDDGSLIVFGIKKLFDPNFQISGPIRSLRCLAPRNPNGDETAAFYPFDEASEVLRSNGFSVVASFLEVQFLKYHTTLTVFAPVDQAMVSRIGDLSQYSSIFGRHVAPCKLSWDDLANLDDEAVLVRTNLEGFMINISRYDGVLVLSGVPVIMPEMYRNEWLVVHGISGVLEFPVSSPEQVVASTPDSEPEAVDNNSSGEEAEPAENVIEKEPASPEFEDGGDSELIGNMNGDGDAISYRVLGRHTLTMLVYLFFLCV from the coding sequence ATGTCCCGCACACTCACCCTCGCCACGGCCTCTGTCAACTCCCAGCCGCCGTCACTCACCATCTTCGCTCCCGCCGACGACGCCTTCCCTTTTTCCGGTCAGCTCAGCTCGAACCGCCTCCGCTACCACCTCCTCCCCACCGCTTTCCACCTCCGATCGCTCAAGTCCCTCCCTTACGGCGCCAAGATCGCCACTCTCCTCGCCGGCCGGTCTCTCACCGTCACCAGTCTCCCCGCCGACGGCGTTGTCTCCCTCAACAACGTCACCCTCGCGGCGTCGCCAATCTACGACGACGGGTCGTTGATCGTCTTCGGAATCAAGAAGCTCTTCGACCCGAATTTCCAGATCTCGGGTCCGATTCGGAGCCTCCGCTGCCTGGCGCCGCGAAACCCTAACGGCGACGAAACGGCCGCGTTCTACCCGTTCGATGAAGCAAGCGAGGTTCTGAGATCGAACGGATTCTCTGTTGTGGCTTCGTTTCTCGAAGTTCAATTTCTCAAGTACCACACGACGTTGACCGTCTTCGCTCCCGTTGACCAGGCCATGGTGAGCCGAATCGGAGACCTGAGCCAGTACTCGTCGATCTTCGGCCGCCACGTGGCTCCCTGCAAGCTTTCTTGGGACGATTTGGCGAATCTTGATGACGAAGCTGTGTTGGTGAGGACCAATCTGGAAGGGTTTATGATCAACATTAGCCGATACGACGGCGTTTTGGTCCTCAGTGGAGTCCCTGTGATCATGCCGGAGATGTATCGGAACGAGTGGCTTGTGGTGCACGGAATCAGTGGTGTTCTTGAGTTTCCGGTGAGCTCGCCGGAGCAAGTGGTGGCTTCTACACCTGACTCTGAGCCTGAGGCAGTCGATAATAACAGCTCCGGTGAGGAAGCAGAGCCGGCAGAGAATGTGATCGAGAAGGAGCCTGCTTCACCGGAATTTGAAGACGGCGGCGATTCTGAGCTAATTGGTAACATGAATGGGGATGGAGATGCCATTTCATACAGGGTTCTTGGCCGGCACACATTGACAATGTTGGTATACCTTTTCTTTCTCTGTGTTTAA